From Thermoplasmata archaeon, one genomic window encodes:
- the lysW gene encoding lysine biosynthesis protein LysW: MTECPECGRAIERANLIEGEIFPCPDCGLELEVTSFEPFRVDSAPREAEDWGE; encoded by the coding sequence ATGACGGAATGCCCCGAGTGCGGCCGCGCGATCGAGCGGGCGAACCTCATCGAAGGGGAGATCTTCCCCTGTCCCGACTGCGGTCTCGAACTCGAGGTCACGTCTTTCGAGCCGTTCCGGGTCGACAGTGCGCCTCGCGAGGCAGAGGACTGGGGGGAGTAG
- a CDS encoding [LysW]-aminoadipate kinase, with the protein MLVVKVGGAEGNSLDNVLIDLAPRRDYVLVHGGSNEVDRLAEALGRPIRWITSPSGILSRYTDRETMDVFTMALAGKLNTEIVTRLQSLGARAVGLSGVDGGLLMGRRKEAVRSVDNGRVLLVKDDYSGTVEHVNTDLIQALFSAGYVPVISPPGMTPRGELINADADRIAAQVAVAMHAEVLVLLTNVPGLLREPSDPSSLIPDVPRAQLRSFMDFAYGRMKKKLIAAGEALEGGVPRVVIASSRAPDPVERALEGMGTVIS; encoded by the coding sequence ATGTTGGTCGTCAAGGTCGGCGGCGCGGAAGGGAATTCCCTGGACAACGTCCTGATCGACCTCGCGCCGCGCCGGGACTACGTCCTCGTGCACGGAGGGTCGAACGAGGTGGACCGGCTCGCGGAGGCGCTGGGACGCCCGATCCGGTGGATCACGTCGCCGAGCGGCATACTGTCGCGCTACACGGACCGGGAGACGATGGATGTCTTCACGATGGCGCTCGCCGGCAAGCTCAACACGGAGATCGTGACGCGGCTGCAGTCGCTCGGGGCGCGCGCGGTGGGCTTGAGCGGCGTGGATGGTGGCCTCCTGATGGGCCGCCGCAAGGAGGCCGTCCGATCCGTCGACAACGGCCGCGTGCTCCTCGTGAAGGACGACTACTCCGGGACCGTCGAGCACGTGAACACGGACCTCATTCAGGCGCTGTTCTCCGCGGGGTACGTCCCCGTCATCTCGCCGCCTGGGATGACGCCTCGGGGCGAGCTCATCAACGCGGACGCAGACCGGATCGCCGCGCAGGTCGCCGTCGCGATGCACGCGGAGGTCCTCGTCCTCCTGACGAACGTCCCCGGCCTCTTGCGGGAGCCGAGCGACCCGTCGAGCCTCATCCCGGACGTGCCGCGGGCGCAACTGCGGTCGTTCATGGACTTCGCGTACGGGCGGATGAAGAAGAAGCTGATCGCCGCGGGGGAGGCGCTGGAGGGCGGCGTGCCGCGCGTCGTGATCGCCTCCTCGCGAGCGCCGGACCCGGTCGAGCGAGCGCTCGAAGGGATGGGCACGGTGATCTCGTGA
- a CDS encoding argininosuccinate synthase: MSQNKVILAYSGGLDTSVAIRWLQDREFDVIALTVDVGQPADFVALREKATRLGAKAYVVDARTEFAEEYILPALAANAVYESQYPLSTALARPLIGKHLVAVARREGAGFIAHGCTGKGNDQVRFDLCTTALAPDLQVIAPAREWAMTRDEEVAYANGRGIPVPVATGSPYSTDENLWGRSIECGVLEDPRIEPPEEVFAWTTSPSEAPDRSEQVTIHFEAGKPVALQGSPTDFASLIAALNERAGRHGVGRIDHVESRVVGIKSREVYECPAATVLLKAHQALEALVLPRDVLEFSRTVASRYATLIYDGLWFTPLREAFDAYVGSTQARVSGDVTVKLFKGSATVVGRASPYSLYDHGLATYSKGDRFRQSMAEGFIYIWGLPARTWAAVGEKAAPPKLVKAAKRSS, from the coding sequence ATGTCGCAAAACAAGGTCATTCTGGCGTATTCCGGAGGCCTCGACACCTCCGTCGCGATCCGGTGGTTGCAAGACCGCGAGTTCGATGTGATCGCGCTGACCGTCGACGTCGGTCAACCGGCCGACTTCGTGGCGCTGCGCGAGAAGGCGACGCGCCTCGGGGCCAAGGCATACGTGGTCGACGCGCGCACGGAGTTCGCGGAGGAGTACATCCTCCCCGCCCTCGCCGCCAACGCGGTGTACGAAAGCCAGTATCCGCTGAGCACGGCCCTCGCCCGGCCGCTGATCGGGAAGCACCTCGTCGCCGTCGCGCGGCGCGAGGGGGCCGGCTTCATCGCGCACGGGTGCACCGGCAAAGGCAACGACCAGGTGCGGTTCGACCTCTGCACGACCGCCCTCGCGCCGGACCTCCAGGTCATCGCGCCCGCTCGGGAGTGGGCGATGACGCGGGACGAGGAGGTCGCGTACGCGAACGGACGCGGGATCCCCGTGCCGGTCGCCACGGGCTCGCCGTACAGCACGGACGAGAACCTGTGGGGCCGCTCGATCGAATGCGGCGTCCTGGAAGACCCCCGGATCGAACCGCCGGAAGAGGTGTTCGCGTGGACGACGAGCCCCTCCGAGGCGCCGGACCGATCCGAGCAGGTGACGATCCACTTCGAAGCGGGTAAACCCGTGGCCCTCCAGGGCAGCCCGACGGACTTCGCGTCCCTCATCGCCGCGCTGAACGAGCGCGCGGGCCGCCATGGCGTCGGCCGGATCGACCACGTCGAGTCCCGCGTCGTCGGGATCAAGTCGCGGGAGGTGTACGAGTGTCCCGCGGCGACGGTCCTCCTGAAGGCCCACCAGGCGCTCGAGGCCCTCGTCTTGCCGCGGGACGTCCTCGAGTTCTCGCGCACGGTCGCCTCGCGCTACGCGACGCTCATCTACGACGGCCTGTGGTTCACGCCGCTCCGGGAGGCGTTCGACGCGTATGTCGGGTCGACCCAAGCGCGCGTCTCGGGCGACGTCACCGTGAAGCTCTTCAAGGGCTCGGCCACGGTCGTCGGCCGCGCGTCGCCCTACTCCCTTTACGATCACGGCCTCGCGACGTACTCGAAGGGCGATCGGTTCCGCCAATCGATGGCGGAGGGATTCATCTACATCTGGGGTCTGCCCGCCCGGACCTGGGCCGCCGTCGGCGAGAAGGCCGCGCCGCCGAAACTGGTGAAGGCCGCGAAGAGGTCGAGCTGA
- the lysX gene encoding lysine biosynthesis protein LysX, with translation MRLARQRTGGSSTFTLGLFYTIVRPEEKWILEAASKRGIPVERLHDEAVTFPLVRNGFTSDLVLNRSVSHSRSLYAMRFFEHYGVPTVNAPDVVAVCGDKVLASLRLSAAGVPTPKTVVALTPEAALKALDEVGYPAVLKPPVGSWGRLMAKVDDPEEAEQIIEHKSALGSAMHSIFYVQEFVPKPQRDLRAFVVGDDLVAAMYRYSDDWRTNASRGGIAEALAPTPEMTDLAMRAASAVGGGVLAVDLMESPDGLVVHEVNPTPEFKALAAATGVDIAGKIVDYVVEVARR, from the coding sequence GTGCGCCTCGCGAGGCAGAGGACTGGGGGGAGTAGCACGTTCACCCTCGGGCTCTTCTACACAATCGTCCGGCCAGAGGAGAAATGGATCCTCGAGGCCGCCTCGAAGCGCGGGATCCCGGTCGAGCGGCTCCACGACGAGGCCGTCACGTTCCCGCTCGTGCGGAACGGCTTCACGTCGGATCTCGTGTTGAATCGGAGCGTGAGCCACAGCCGCTCCCTCTACGCCATGCGGTTCTTCGAGCACTACGGCGTCCCCACGGTGAACGCACCCGACGTCGTCGCGGTGTGCGGGGACAAGGTCCTCGCCAGCTTGCGGCTCTCCGCGGCGGGCGTCCCGACCCCGAAGACCGTCGTCGCTCTGACGCCGGAGGCGGCGCTCAAAGCCCTCGACGAGGTCGGCTATCCGGCCGTGCTCAAGCCGCCCGTCGGCTCCTGGGGCCGCCTCATGGCGAAAGTCGACGACCCCGAAGAAGCGGAACAGATCATCGAGCACAAGTCCGCGCTCGGCTCCGCGATGCACTCGATCTTCTACGTCCAGGAGTTCGTCCCGAAGCCGCAACGGGACCTACGGGCGTTCGTGGTGGGCGATGACCTCGTCGCCGCGATGTACCGCTACTCGGACGACTGGCGGACGAACGCCTCGCGGGGCGGCATCGCGGAAGCCCTCGCGCCCACGCCGGAGATGACGGACCTCGCGATGCGGGCGGCGTCCGCCGTCGGAGGGGGCGTGTTGGCGGTGGACCTGATGGAGTCCCCCGACGGGCTCGTGGTGCACGAGGTCAACCCGACCCCCGAGTTCAAGGCGCTCGCCGCGGCGACGGGCGTCGACATCGCCGGCAAGATCGTGGACTACGTCGTGGAGGTCGCGCGTCGATGA
- a CDS encoding ACT domain-containing protein produces the protein MANVAKQVREYIANHPSVSDALKMEIVNYSALARKICKEVGIRREEAVLAACRRFPVDKLRGFNEDVVRRMLQKSRIQTRTKIATITVVEGVDVLQRLGDVVEELLDENRTCRLIQVSQGTVIIVDDVSVSRVTKRLRSEQILNVRRGLVEIAVTSPETIEETPGLLAFLSGALASRGINIVEEMSCYTDTIFLFNRDDMTPAMEILAQNLR, from the coding sequence GTGGCGAACGTCGCGAAGCAGGTGCGAGAGTACATTGCGAACCACCCGAGCGTCTCGGACGCATTGAAGATGGAGATCGTGAACTACTCCGCGCTCGCCCGCAAGATCTGCAAGGAGGTGGGCATCCGCCGAGAGGAGGCGGTCCTCGCAGCATGCCGCCGATTTCCCGTGGACAAGCTGCGCGGATTCAACGAGGACGTGGTCCGGCGGATGCTCCAGAAGAGCCGGATCCAGACGCGCACGAAGATCGCCACGATCACCGTCGTCGAAGGAGTCGATGTCCTCCAGCGCCTCGGCGACGTCGTCGAGGAACTCCTCGACGAGAACCGAACGTGTCGGCTCATCCAAGTATCCCAGGGCACGGTAATCATCGTCGACGATGTCTCGGTTTCGCGGGTCACGAAGCGTCTCCGATCCGAACAGATCCTCAACGTCAGGCGCGGCCTCGTCGAGATCGCAGTGACGAGCCCCGAGACGATCGAGGAGACGCCCGGTCTCCTCGCCTTCCTGTCCGGCGCGCTCGCGTCACGAGGGATCAACATCGTCGAGGAGATGTCCTGCTACACCGACACGATTTTCCTCTTCAATCGCGACGACATGACGCCCGCGATGGAGATTCTCGCCCAGAACCTCCGTTGA
- the argC gene encoding N-acetyl-gamma-glutamyl-phosphate reductase, translating into MKVAIVGGSGYTGGELLRLLLRHPKVEVTQVTSDSLAGKAVSRAHPNLRKTTDLLFTPHAELGPCDLLFLAMPHGKSMGRMKDFIARAGKIIDLSADFRLKDPALYREYYGLDHPQPELLSKAVYGLPEIHRDEIRDAALVAGPGCIAAAAILAIRPLANAGLIDPERVVIDAKTGSSAGGADGGPASQHPERSGVMRLYAAAGHRHTAEIEQEAGVRAALSCHAVEAVRGILATCHAFLRETVTSKDLWRVYREAYGTEPFVRIVAEASGLYRLPEPKILAGTNFCDVGFALDEHAGRVVAVSALDNLMKGAAGNAVQCMNLVAGYPETMGLEFIGLHPV; encoded by the coding sequence ATGAAAGTCGCGATCGTCGGCGGGTCCGGATACACGGGCGGGGAGCTCCTGCGGCTCCTGCTCCGCCATCCGAAGGTCGAGGTGACGCAGGTCACGTCCGATTCCCTCGCCGGCAAGGCGGTCAGCCGGGCCCATCCGAACCTCCGGAAGACGACGGACCTGCTCTTCACGCCGCACGCGGAACTCGGGCCATGCGACCTACTCTTCCTGGCGATGCCTCACGGCAAGTCGATGGGCCGCATGAAGGATTTCATCGCCCGCGCGGGGAAGATCATCGACCTGAGCGCGGACTTCCGCCTGAAAGACCCTGCGTTGTACCGCGAGTACTACGGCCTCGACCATCCGCAGCCGGAGCTCCTCTCGAAAGCCGTGTACGGCCTCCCGGAAATCCACCGGGACGAGATCCGGGACGCGGCGCTCGTCGCCGGACCCGGCTGTATCGCGGCCGCCGCCATCCTCGCGATCCGGCCGCTCGCGAACGCGGGACTGATCGATCCCGAGCGGGTCGTCATCGACGCGAAGACGGGCTCGTCCGCCGGGGGCGCGGATGGCGGACCCGCCTCCCAGCACCCGGAGCGCTCCGGCGTCATGCGGCTGTACGCCGCCGCTGGCCACCGGCACACCGCGGAGATCGAGCAGGAGGCCGGCGTCCGCGCCGCCCTCTCGTGTCACGCGGTCGAGGCGGTCCGGGGCATCCTGGCGACGTGCCACGCGTTCCTCCGAGAAACCGTCACCTCGAAGGACCTGTGGCGGGTGTATCGCGAGGCGTACGGGACCGAGCCGTTCGTGCGGATCGTCGCGGAGGCCTCGGGTCTCTACCGCCTCCCGGAACCGAAGATCCTCGCCGGGACGAACTTCTGCGACGTCGGGTTCGCGCTCGACGAGCACGCCGGCCGCGTCGTCGCGGTCTCCGCGCTCGACAACCTGATGAAGGGGGCCGCGGGGAACGCGGTGCAGTGCATGAACCTCGTCGCCGGATATCCGGAGACGATGGGCCTCGAGTTCATCGGCTTGCATCCGGTCTGA
- the argH gene encoding argininosuccinate lyase, producing the protein MAILAQPPAAAGGAPPSYVKTPAGPFLASLSVDRRLARYDVAGSIAHVEMLGAVGILTDEESTALGRGLRRIHDEIASGAFPWRDDLEDVHTNIEVRLTETLGPLGAKVHTARSRNDQIALDERLFIREAIVSIGQRVLALQMGLLDLAEAHIGTPMPGYTHLQRAQPVTLGHHLLAHFWRLSRDFGRLGDAFDRANVSPLGAGALAGSTLPIDPAITARALGFAAAFENSIDAVSDRDYFAEFLFDLSLVAIHLSSIGEEIVLWASEEIGFVRPTPALGSGSSLMPQKRNPDVAELARGKAGRVVGDLVSLLTVLKSLPLAYNRDLQEDKAPVFDAADHVVSTLDALTTAVSSLEFDEPRLLAAASDPRMLAGDLAEYLVARGVPFREAHEAVSAYLTKSDGAVDAASLRQFEPRFGADVAEILDVRASLARRTTRGGPSPNAVRVQLARATDAVGLERYSLSKRAECVGLVDRLLQGGSA; encoded by the coding sequence ATGGCGATTCTCGCGCAACCTCCCGCCGCGGCAGGCGGAGCCCCGCCGTCCTACGTCAAGACGCCTGCGGGGCCGTTCCTCGCCTCCCTGTCGGTCGACCGACGGCTCGCCCGATACGACGTCGCCGGGAGCATCGCGCACGTCGAGATGCTCGGCGCAGTGGGCATCCTCACGGACGAGGAGTCGACAGCCCTCGGCCGCGGCCTTCGCCGCATCCACGACGAGATCGCGAGCGGGGCGTTCCCATGGCGGGACGACCTCGAAGATGTCCACACGAACATCGAGGTCCGCCTCACGGAGACGCTTGGCCCGCTCGGGGCGAAGGTCCACACCGCCCGCAGCCGGAACGACCAGATCGCGCTCGACGAGCGGCTGTTCATCAGGGAGGCGATCGTGTCGATTGGGCAACGGGTCCTCGCGCTCCAGATGGGCCTCCTCGATCTCGCAGAAGCCCACATCGGCACGCCGATGCCGGGCTACACGCACCTCCAGCGGGCGCAGCCGGTAACGCTGGGCCATCACCTGCTCGCGCACTTCTGGCGTCTCTCGCGGGACTTTGGCCGGCTGGGCGACGCCTTCGACCGCGCGAACGTCTCGCCCCTGGGCGCCGGCGCCCTCGCGGGCAGCACGCTCCCGATCGACCCCGCGATCACGGCACGGGCGCTCGGCTTCGCGGCGGCGTTCGAGAATTCGATCGACGCGGTGAGCGACCGCGATTACTTCGCAGAGTTCCTGTTCGACCTCTCGCTCGTCGCGATCCACCTCTCCTCGATCGGCGAAGAAATCGTCCTGTGGGCCTCCGAAGAAATCGGATTCGTCCGCCCGACACCGGCGCTCGGATCCGGGAGCAGCTTGATGCCGCAGAAGCGGAACCCGGACGTGGCGGAGCTCGCCCGCGGAAAGGCCGGACGCGTGGTCGGGGATCTCGTATCCCTCCTGACGGTCCTCAAGTCCCTCCCGCTCGCGTACAACCGCGACCTCCAAGAAGACAAGGCTCCGGTCTTCGACGCGGCGGACCACGTCGTTTCGACACTCGATGCGCTCACCACGGCCGTCTCTTCGTTGGAGTTCGACGAACCCCGCCTCCTCGCGGCGGCCTCCGATCCGCGGATGCTCGCGGGGGACCTCGCGGAGTATCTCGTCGCGCGGGGCGTCCCGTTCCGCGAAGCCCACGAGGCCGTCTCGGCCTACCTGACGAAGTCCGACGGCGCCGTGGACGCCGCATCGTTGCGGCAGTTCGAGCCGCGGTTCGGCGCGGACGTCGCCGAGATCCTCGATGTCCGCGCGTCCCTCGCACGACGGACGACCCGTGGCGGGCCTTCGCCCAACGCCGTGCGCGTCCAGCTCGCCCGCGCCACCGACGCGGTCGGCCTCGAACGGTACTCCCTTTCCAAGCGCGCGGAGTGCGTCGGCCTCGTCGACCGCCTCCTCCAGGGGGGAAGCGCATGA
- a CDS encoding acetolactate synthase large subunit, whose protein sequence is MKAAALLVSCLENEGVRFAFGIPGEENLELMDALRDSSIRFVLTRHEGAAAFMADVYGRLTGRAGVCLATLGPGSTNLVTGVADAFLDRAPLVAITAQADLSRIHRESHQFVDILELFRPITKWNARIENSATVTEVVRKAFKLAEAEKPGSTHIELPENVAEEAVRANRTPLPRERIRNPSPDKASLDQAAALIEKAERPLVLAGNGVIRNGASEELTAFAEALNIPVAHTFMGKGTVPWTSPMSLLTVGVLPRDYELAGLDASDLVICVGYDFVEYDPRTWNPRGDRRIVHIDSLPAEISAHYVPDVEVPGEIREALRILRERGRKPRDAEAARLIREKILKRLASDIAVRSTKRLKPQRVVWQLRDILKPDDLLISDVGAHKLWLGRFFRAMKPNTVLVSNGLSAMGIAIPGGIAAKLNDPNRRVVTLSGDGGFMMSVHELETARREGAATVNLVFRDDGLGSIKWKQMAKFGRTTGTEFGNPDLVEVAKAFGIRGFRVERPSELEAVVEDALESKEPAVVDIPVDYSDNPFLVAGR, encoded by the coding sequence ATGAAAGCCGCCGCGCTCCTCGTCTCCTGCTTGGAGAACGAAGGCGTCCGGTTCGCGTTCGGAATCCCCGGCGAGGAGAACCTCGAGCTGATGGACGCGCTCCGCGACAGCTCGATTCGATTCGTCCTGACGCGACACGAAGGAGCCGCGGCGTTCATGGCCGACGTCTACGGCCGCCTCACCGGCCGAGCCGGCGTCTGCCTCGCGACGTTGGGCCCCGGTTCGACGAACCTTGTGACCGGCGTGGCGGACGCGTTCCTCGACCGCGCGCCGCTCGTCGCGATCACGGCCCAGGCCGATCTGTCGAGGATCCACCGCGAGTCCCACCAGTTCGTCGACATCCTGGAACTGTTCCGTCCGATCACGAAGTGGAATGCCCGCATCGAGAATTCTGCGACCGTGACCGAGGTCGTCCGAAAGGCCTTCAAGCTCGCGGAAGCGGAGAAGCCCGGATCGACCCACATCGAGTTGCCGGAGAATGTCGCCGAGGAGGCAGTGCGGGCGAACCGAACGCCGCTGCCGCGGGAGCGGATCCGCAATCCTTCGCCGGACAAGGCGAGCCTTGACCAGGCCGCGGCCCTGATCGAGAAAGCCGAACGGCCTCTCGTCCTCGCGGGGAACGGCGTGATCCGGAACGGCGCCTCCGAAGAGCTGACGGCGTTCGCGGAGGCGCTGAACATCCCGGTGGCCCACACGTTCATGGGGAAAGGGACGGTCCCATGGACGTCGCCGATGAGCCTCCTCACGGTCGGGGTCCTGCCTCGCGACTACGAGCTCGCGGGACTCGACGCGTCCGACCTCGTGATCTGCGTCGGGTACGATTTCGTCGAGTACGATCCTCGGACCTGGAACCCGCGAGGGGACCGACGGATCGTCCACATCGATTCCCTTCCCGCCGAGATTTCCGCCCACTATGTTCCGGACGTCGAGGTCCCTGGAGAAATCCGCGAGGCATTGCGCATCCTGCGCGAGCGCGGTCGGAAACCGCGGGACGCGGAAGCCGCGCGCCTCATCCGAGAGAAAATCTTGAAACGGTTAGCCTCGGACATAGCGGTTCGCTCGACGAAACGGCTGAAGCCGCAACGCGTCGTATGGCAGCTGCGGGACATCCTGAAACCGGACGATCTCCTCATCTCCGACGTGGGCGCGCACAAGCTGTGGCTCGGCCGATTCTTCCGCGCCATGAAACCGAATACGGTCCTCGTTTCGAACGGGCTCTCGGCGATGGGCATCGCGATTCCGGGCGGAATCGCCGCGAAGCTGAACGACCCGAATCGGCGCGTCGTCACGCTGAGCGGGGACGGCGGGTTCATGATGAGCGTCCACGAGCTGGAGACGGCGCGGCGGGAGGGAGCGGCGACCGTGAACCTCGTCTTCCGCGACGATGGTCTCGGTAGCATCAAGTGGAAGCAGATGGCCAAGTTCGGCCGCACGACCGGCACGGAGTTCGGGAATCCGGACCTCGTGGAGGTCGCGAAGGCGTTCGGAATCCGCGGCTTCCGGGTCGAGCGTCCGTCCGAGCTGGAGGCTGTCGTGGAAGACGCCCTCGAGTCGAAGGAGCCCGCGGTGGTCGACATCCCCGTGGACTACAGCGACAACCCGTTCCTCGTCGCCGGGCGATAG
- a CDS encoding M20/M25/M40 family metallo-hydrolase: MDEAGVLRALVEEYSPSGHESDAVRRFIGLAGSLGFRAHADAVGNGIARIGAGPPSVMFLGHIDTVEGRLPVRVDGDRLYGRGACDAKGALAAALVAAHRHEGPGEITVVAAVGEERDSRGARHLLAHAGPDFMIVGEPSGWDGVTIGYKGNLSLVLRVDGERAHLSSPSLTTVETGLAFVDRLRAFCDGRAGPTPFRSLTMKMQSIHTTHMGSKEHVEISLNLRLPTGVGVDEVLAFVERERGAIRCETTDASDAVEVDSRNVVVRALCAGIRKERGRPTLLRKLGTSDLNLAVPAWGCPAAAYGPGDSHLDHTDRENVDLGELRRSIDVLREAFSILTAPGRSGLRPATVELDAPRS, from the coding sequence ATGGATGAGGCCGGGGTCCTGAGGGCGCTCGTCGAGGAGTACAGTCCCTCGGGACACGAATCGGACGCGGTCCGGCGGTTCATCGGCCTTGCGGGATCCCTCGGCTTCCGCGCCCACGCCGACGCGGTGGGCAACGGGATCGCACGGATCGGCGCGGGCCCGCCCTCGGTCATGTTCCTCGGGCACATCGACACGGTGGAGGGCCGCCTGCCCGTTCGGGTCGACGGCGACCGCCTCTACGGCCGCGGCGCTTGCGACGCGAAGGGGGCGCTCGCGGCCGCCCTCGTTGCGGCCCACCGCCACGAAGGCCCCGGGGAGATCACCGTCGTCGCCGCCGTGGGCGAGGAACGCGACTCGCGGGGCGCCCGCCATCTCCTCGCGCACGCGGGACCCGATTTCATGATCGTCGGAGAGCCGAGCGGTTGGGACGGCGTCACAATCGGCTACAAGGGCAACCTGAGCCTCGTCCTTCGGGTCGACGGCGAGAGGGCCCACCTTTCGTCCCCCTCCTTGACGACGGTCGAGACGGGACTCGCGTTCGTCGATCGGCTCCGTGCGTTCTGCGACGGCCGAGCGGGTCCGACCCCGTTCCGTTCCTTGACGATGAAAATGCAGTCCATCCATACGACCCACATGGGGAGCAAGGAGCACGTGGAGATCTCGCTGAACCTCCGTCTCCCGACCGGCGTCGGCGTCGACGAAGTCCTGGCGTTCGTTGAACGGGAGCGAGGCGCGATCCGGTGCGAGACGACCGACGCATCCGACGCCGTCGAAGTCGACTCGCGGAACGTCGTCGTGCGCGCCCTCTGCGCGGGGATCCGGAAGGAGCGAGGCCGCCCGACCCTCCTTCGGAAGCTCGGGACGTCCGACCTCAACCTGGCCGTCCCCGCATGGGGATGTCCGGCCGCCGCATACGGACCGGGAGACTCCCATCTCGATCACACGGACCGGGAGAACGTGGACCTCGGGGAGCTGCGCCGCTCCATCGATGTCCTCCGAGAGGCCTTCTCGATCCTCACGGCCCCGGGTCGATCCGGCCTGCGCCCGGCCACCGTCGAATTGGATGCGCCTCGGTCGTGA
- a CDS encoding acetylornithine/succinylornithine family transaminase, with translation MITIEARASEFACSPKRAPTFVRGSMATLWDEDGNEYIDCGASFGVGNLGHCNPAIVEAIASQARDLIHVGPAFGTTAKETFVEKLLSVAPSNLERVFLSNSGSEAVEAALKFARSATGRTKVVAAMRGFHGRTMGALSATWRRDFREPFEPLVPGFVHIPFNDVEALRRAVDHETAAVLLEAVQGEGGVHVASPEYLPAAREICHRAGALLILDEVQTGMGRTGRLFAVERWGVQPDLLTLAKSLAGGVPIGATLATQDVERAFKGSHNSTFGGNPLACAAGTAAIDVTVRERLWERAEGLGGHAIAALRALDAPSVREVRGLGLMIGIELRGKAAPVLAAMQEDGVLAIGGGSSVVRLLPPLVIPETQWSHALDVLGRALTNG, from the coding sequence GTGATCACGATCGAGGCGCGGGCCTCGGAGTTCGCGTGCTCCCCGAAACGGGCGCCGACGTTCGTCCGCGGATCGATGGCGACCCTCTGGGACGAGGACGGCAACGAGTACATCGATTGCGGCGCTTCGTTCGGGGTGGGGAACCTCGGCCACTGCAACCCCGCGATCGTCGAGGCGATCGCCTCGCAAGCGCGAGACCTGATCCATGTCGGCCCGGCGTTCGGCACGACCGCGAAGGAGACGTTCGTCGAGAAGCTCCTCTCCGTCGCGCCCTCGAATCTGGAGCGGGTCTTCCTGAGCAACTCCGGCTCCGAGGCGGTCGAGGCGGCCCTCAAGTTCGCGCGCTCGGCGACGGGCCGCACGAAGGTCGTCGCGGCGATGCGAGGCTTCCACGGGCGGACGATGGGGGCGCTCAGCGCGACGTGGCGGCGGGACTTCCGGGAGCCGTTCGAGCCGCTCGTCCCGGGCTTCGTGCACATACCCTTCAACGACGTCGAGGCGCTGCGCCGCGCCGTCGATCACGAGACGGCGGCCGTCCTGCTGGAGGCGGTCCAAGGCGAAGGCGGCGTCCACGTCGCGTCGCCGGAATACTTGCCCGCCGCCCGCGAGATCTGCCACCGGGCCGGCGCGCTCCTGATCCTCGACGAGGTGCAAACGGGCATGGGCCGCACGGGCCGCCTCTTCGCCGTCGAACGGTGGGGCGTCCAACCCGACCTCCTGACGTTGGCGAAGTCCCTCGCGGGGGGCGTACCGATCGGCGCGACCTTGGCGACGCAGGACGTCGAGCGCGCGTTCAAAGGCAGTCACAACTCCACCTTCGGCGGGAATCCGCTCGCATGCGCCGCGGGCACCGCCGCGATCGACGTCACGGTCCGGGAACGGCTGTGGGAACGCGCGGAAGGACTCGGCGGCCACGCGATCGCGGCGCTTCGGGCCCTCGACGCGCCCTCGGTCCGGGAGGTCCGCGGACTCGGGCTGATGATCGGCATCGAGCTCCGCGGCAAGGCGGCGCCCGTCCTCGCGGCGATGCAGGAGGACGGCGTGCTCGCGATCGGCGGAGGGTCGAGCGTCGTCCGGCTCCTGCCGCCGCTCGTGATCCCGGAGACGCAATGGTCCCATGCCCTCGACGTGCTCGGGAGGGCCCTGACGAATGGATGA